In the Sulfurovum zhangzhouensis genome, one interval contains:
- the lspA gene encoding signal peptidase II has translation MRGIFIFLLAAIGTFLIDQSIKSIFIEGYYREGSCIDLALHYNKGVAFSLFAFLGPYLKWIQVVLIMGIIAFVIKEGYMKRYAFPVGLVIGGAIGNLYDRFVHDGVVDYVAWHCGFEFAVFNYADVAIDIGIVWMLVMIYFFPKKSRIK, from the coding sequence ATGCGTGGTATTTTTATATTTTTATTGGCTGCAATAGGTACATTTCTCATCGATCAGAGTATCAAATCAATCTTTATAGAGGGGTATTACCGTGAAGGTTCCTGTATCGATCTGGCATTGCACTATAACAAGGGTGTAGCATTTTCATTATTTGCCTTTCTTGGTCCTTATCTTAAGTGGATACAAGTAGTATTGATTATGGGGATAATTGCTTTTGTGATTAAAGAAGGATACATGAAGCGCTATGCTTTTCCTGTCGGTCTAGTCATTGGCGGTGCGATAGGAAACCTATATGACCGTTTTGTACATGATGGTGTGGTAGATTATGTTGCCTGGCACTGCGGATTTGAGTTTGCTGTGTTTAACTATGCAGATGTAGCTATCGATATAGGTATCGTCTGGATGCTGGTGATGATCTATTTCTTCCCTAAAAAATCAAGAATTAAATGA
- a CDS encoding inositol monophosphatase family protein has translation MNIDTLKQIALDAGKIVKEGYYSHKEVSHKGIVDLVTEFDVKTETFIINRLKKAFPDHTLVGEESHHGSYHYDKVIYIDPIDGTTNFIHGIPHLAISLGVWENGEPTLAVVHNPILDELFWAVKGEGAFCNGQRLEVSTQDTLQNALVATGFPYAKVNAGVEYHWVINCMTNLLPHIQDIRRLGAAAIDLCYLAQGKVEAFYEIDLKPWDVAAGILIVQEAGGQISNVDNKTYDFDDKSIVASNGKVHTQLLAKLEKI, from the coding sequence ATGAATATAGATACATTAAAACAGATAGCACTGGATGCAGGTAAGATCGTCAAAGAGGGATATTATTCCCATAAAGAAGTTTCTCATAAAGGAATCGTCGATCTTGTCACGGAATTTGACGTCAAAACCGAAACATTTATTATAAATCGGCTCAAAAAAGCATTCCCCGACCATACCCTTGTAGGAGAGGAAAGTCACCATGGAAGTTACCATTATGACAAAGTGATCTACATTGATCCTATTGACGGTACAACCAATTTCATTCATGGAATTCCACACCTTGCTATTTCACTAGGCGTCTGGGAAAATGGAGAACCGACACTGGCTGTGGTCCATAACCCCATTTTGGACGAACTTTTCTGGGCAGTAAAAGGAGAAGGTGCCTTCTGTAACGGTCAACGGCTTGAAGTGAGCACACAAGATACACTTCAAAATGCACTGGTTGCTACAGGATTCCCTTATGCCAAGGTCAATGCAGGCGTAGAGTACCACTGGGTGATCAACTGTATGACCAACCTGCTGCCGCATATCCAGGATATACGTAGACTTGGTGCAGCAGCGATTGATCTTTGCTATCTTGCTCAGGGAAAAGTAGAAGCCTTCTATGAGATCGATCTAAAACCATGGGATGTAGCAGCCGGTATCCTGATCGTACAGGAAGCAGGTGGACAGATCAGTAATGTAGATAATAAAACATATGATTTTGATGACAAAAGCATTGTTGCAAGCAATGGGAAAGTACATACACAACTTTTAGCAAAGCTTGAAAAAATATAA
- the moaC gene encoding cyclic pyranopterin monophosphate synthase MoaC encodes MNLTHLDEQNKPKMVDVSDKEDTTRIAVASGIIEVTPQAYDAVIANTAKKGPVLQTAVIAAIQGAKQTSNLIPMCHPLMLTSVKTDIEELPELPGFKLTVAAKLKGQTGVEMEALTGVSIGLLTIYDMLKAIDKGMVIRNIQLEEKSGGKSGDFHR; translated from the coding sequence GTGAATCTTACACACTTAGATGAACAAAACAAACCTAAAATGGTAGATGTCTCAGACAAAGAGGATACCACACGTATCGCCGTAGCTTCAGGTATCATTGAAGTAACGCCGCAAGCGTATGATGCCGTCATTGCCAATACAGCAAAAAAAGGGCCTGTCTTACAAACTGCAGTAATTGCTGCAATACAGGGAGCAAAGCAGACCAGCAATCTTATCCCTATGTGTCATCCTTTGATGCTTACATCAGTAAAAACTGATATCGAGGAGTTACCTGAACTGCCAGGATTCAAACTCACAGTGGCAGCTAAGCTCAAAGGCCAGACCGGAGTGGAGATGGAAGCCCTGACGGGGGTCAGTATAGGATTGCTAACAATCTATGATATGCTCAAAGCGATTGATAAGGGCATGGTGATCAGGAATATACAGCTTGAAGAAAAATCAGGAGGCAAGAGTGGCGACTTCCATCGCTAA
- a CDS encoding recombinase family protein: MVYGYIRQLHGLSSLSEQQRDILSFSLANDIKIDKEVVEYSNRPLRIEERKEFEEFLRSLSKGDSIVVSTLSAFSQRAEELIKLINCSLSKEVTLYVASPKRVITKRTQILDIFPLLNDIREAEASKSTQLGRPKGSRSSSKFDKFKAQILDLLKEGMSVSAISRELGLSRSSLKDYIESRNLKELVEGSWLEVNLPGEIKESEDRVLICPFEKDKITKEVM; the protein is encoded by the coding sequence ATGGTATACGGCTATATAAGACAGCTTCATGGATTAAGCAGCCTGTCAGAGCAGCAGCGTGATATTCTCTCTTTTTCATTGGCTAATGATATTAAAATCGACAAAGAGGTAGTAGAGTATTCAAACAGACCGCTGAGAATAGAGGAGAGAAAAGAGTTTGAGGAGTTTTTACGCTCTTTAAGCAAAGGAGACAGTATTGTGGTCTCAACGCTTTCTGCATTCAGTCAGCGTGCTGAAGAGTTGATCAAATTGATTAACTGTTCACTTAGCAAAGAAGTTACATTGTATGTTGCTTCTCCAAAGAGGGTTATCACTAAAAGAACACAAATTCTTGATATATTTCCTCTGCTAAATGATATTAGAGAAGCTGAAGCATCCAAGAGTACCCAGCTAGGGCGCCCGAAAGGAAGCAGATCTTCTTCAAAGTTTGATAAATTTAAAGCACAGATCCTTGATCTCCTCAAAGAGGGGATGAGCGTAAGTGCAATCTCACGAGAGCTTGGGCTAAGTCGGAGTTCTCTTAAAGATTATATCGAGTCAAGAAATCTGAAAGAGTTGGTCGAAGGGTCTTGGTTGGAGGTCAATCTTCCAGGTGAGATAAAAGAGAGTGAGGATAGGGTTCTGATCTGTCCTTTTGAAAAAGATAAAATAACAAAAGAGGTAATGTAG
- a CDS encoding esterase-like activity of phytase family protein — protein sequence MKLILILFAFFSVLYAEIRSVDITPRFKSDQYSGIKILDQKYLSYKQIGGYGFSELSDLTYDPKEKKLFMISDEGRLFTFHAMFSDKIDVLKPISATLITKENGKKFKKWRRDSEGICLGAKGGLLISFEGKPRLGLFREDGQRIKTYTLPKPLRNAENYRSQNKSLEALARHPWYGALMVAEWPLKKDHKKYQTIYSLSGKQWHFTAEPEARSSTTAIEVMDDGNILVLERSFTDYLDPFVITLKKVYLEGCTQNSMCKSKVLVKMNSHKGWDVDNFEGLAHVGNNRFVMISDDNDNFFQRTLLIYFEVTE from the coding sequence ATGAAACTGATTTTAATTTTATTTGCCTTTTTCTCTGTTCTTTATGCAGAGATACGTTCTGTTGACATTACCCCCCGTTTTAAAAGCGATCAATATTCGGGAATAAAGATACTTGATCAAAAGTATCTTTCCTATAAGCAGATTGGGGGATATGGATTTTCTGAACTCTCAGATCTTACCTATGATCCAAAAGAGAAAAAACTTTTTATGATCAGTGATGAGGGAAGACTCTTTACTTTTCATGCAATGTTTTCTGATAAGATCGATGTTTTAAAGCCAATCAGTGCAACACTTATCACCAAAGAGAATGGAAAGAAGTTTAAAAAATGGAGAAGAGACAGTGAGGGTATTTGTTTGGGGGCAAAGGGAGGACTGTTGATCTCTTTTGAAGGGAAACCAAGACTTGGACTTTTTAGGGAGGATGGTCAACGCATTAAGACATATACCCTGCCAAAACCACTGAGAAATGCTGAAAACTATAGAAGTCAAAACAAATCACTTGAAGCATTGGCCCGTCATCCTTGGTATGGGGCATTAATGGTTGCAGAGTGGCCATTAAAAAAAGATCACAAGAAGTACCAGACAATCTATTCCCTTAGCGGAAAACAATGGCACTTTACTGCAGAACCGGAAGCTCGCAGTTCAACCACTGCTATAGAGGTGATGGATGATGGAAATATACTGGTACTGGAACGGTCGTTTACGGATTATCTAGATCCGTTTGTTATAACACTGAAAAAGGTTTATTTGGAGGGGTGTACGCAAAATAGCATGTGTAAAAGCAAGGTACTTGTCAAAATGAACTCCCATAAAGGATGGGATGTTGATAATTTTGAAGGGCTTGCACATGTAGGCAATAACCGTTTTGTGATGATAAGTGATGACAATGACAACTTTTTTCAGCGTACGCTTTTAATCTACTTTGAGGTAACAGAGTAG
- a CDS encoding HP0495 family protein, translating to MILDGNTKEKPQIEYPTQWGFKIIGRDKEALLACIKEVMGEKEHLCSLGNTSKTGKFTTYNASCIVDSQEERDRIFKYFQEHKDVQMVI from the coding sequence GTGATTTTAGACGGTAATACCAAAGAAAAACCACAGATCGAATACCCAACCCAATGGGGGTTTAAGATCATTGGACGCGATAAAGAAGCATTATTGGCCTGTATCAAAGAGGTAATGGGAGAGAAAGAACATCTCTGCTCATTGGGCAATACCTCAAAAACAGGTAAATTCACGACATACAACGCTTCATGTATTGTTGATAGCCAAGAGGAGCGTGACCGAATCTTTAAGTATTTTCAAGAACATAAAGATGTACAGATGGTGATCTAA
- a CDS encoding paraquat-inducible protein A, protein MLILSLMVIIMGYFGLQAYSQAKKYEQSTQKLIMDKDVSKQAEYQAKEWVEKFSLGYYANEKRLVREEIIKAQKVHCSEAKRYTLYAMCILIVIMMSFFVIGLRLFTFFGGLSALVVLYFGLFTPLLTVTIHKELEYIGDVVLSFESKSLLGSVVKLWEGGDIIVALVILLFSVLIPLIKTLSLMFVAVVMESRFAHGIVKFFKLIGKWSMLDVFVVAVLLVYLTGNGSDVSHAEVQVGLYFFLAYVIVSMLVSLSADKMLEKVN, encoded by the coding sequence ATGCTGATATTGTCCCTAATGGTCATAATCATGGGATATTTTGGATTACAGGCTTACTCACAGGCAAAAAAGTATGAACAAAGTACGCAAAAGCTAATCATGGACAAAGATGTTTCAAAACAAGCTGAGTACCAGGCAAAAGAATGGGTGGAGAAGTTCAGTCTGGGATATTATGCAAATGAGAAACGTCTTGTACGGGAAGAGATCATTAAAGCGCAAAAAGTACACTGTTCGGAGGCAAAGCGCTATACCCTGTATGCAATGTGTATACTTATAGTAATCATGATGAGCTTTTTTGTGATAGGATTGAGGCTTTTCACTTTTTTCGGCGGTTTGTCAGCATTGGTCGTACTGTATTTTGGTCTTTTTACCCCTCTCCTGACGGTTACGATTCATAAAGAGCTCGAGTATATCGGTGATGTAGTGCTCTCTTTTGAGTCCAAAAGTCTTTTGGGCTCTGTCGTGAAGCTATGGGAGGGGGGAGATATTATTGTTGCTCTGGTGATCCTGCTCTTTTCAGTCCTCATACCACTGATCAAGACCCTCTCTTTAATGTTTGTGGCCGTGGTAATGGAGAGCAGGTTTGCACACGGTATCGTGAAGTTTTTTAAACTGATCGGTAAGTGGTCCATGCTTGATGTATTTGTGGTGGCCGTTTTGTTGGTTTATCTTACGGGTAACGGTTCGGATGTCAGTCATGCTGAGGTGCAGGTAGGACTTTATTTCTTTTTAGCCTATGTGATTGTCTCTATGCTGGTAAGTTTGAGTGCAGATAAGATGCTAGAAAAAGTAAATTAG